The following coding sequences lie in one Apium graveolens cultivar Ventura chromosome 3, ASM990537v1, whole genome shotgun sequence genomic window:
- the LOC141710859 gene encoding uncharacterized protein LOC141710859 yields MYAVLLPIAVFNLFYIRRRSVYDLHHSILGFAIRLEEDSAIQRITYLNLVQTYTLSACTVDLLLFGLIMQKSNSSLVCRNWVDWLNWMELSEFKNRVLKN; encoded by the exons ATGTATGCAGTTTTGCTGCCGATTGCTGTATTCAACCTCTTCTATATCCGGAGAAGAAGTGTCTATGACCTGCACCATAGTATTTTAG GTTTTGCTATACGACTAGAGGAGGATTCTGCTATACAGAGGATAACATATTTGAATTTGGTACAG ACGTACACATTATCGGCCTGCACGGTTGATTTGCTGCTCTTTGGTTTGATCATGCAGAAGTCAAACTCTTCTTTAGTTTGTCGGAATTGGGTTGATTGGCTAAATTGGATGGAGTTGTCGGAATTTAAGAATAGGGTACTTAAAAATTAG